One Engraulis encrasicolus isolate BLACKSEA-1 chromosome 4, IST_EnEncr_1.0, whole genome shotgun sequence genomic window, CGAATGCAAGGGTGTATGATTGTTATTTTGATGCATTCAAATGCAACAGAGAAGTGTCTGCCATTTTAAGTGTTGTGGCCGCATTGTATGTAATGCTGGCGATTGAAATCCCGGCAAGGAATCCCAGACACATCTGTTTGATGGTTATGCTCTTTATCTCAAACGTGTTCTCGCACAGGGGGGTGAAATCTCTTCCTGCGCTGGGCAAAACCATTTCCGATGAACTAATATCATTTCGCCACTTAAAAGATGTGCTCACTATTACTCTGTACTTAGTACTTTGTACTGAGGAACTACATTCAGGAATGAAAAAGAaatcaaccaaaaaaaaaacaaagagaaacGGTTCCTGAATCTGGACCATTTGTGGTAAACTGCCACAATGTTATATTTATGGCTTGCTCTATTCATCCATGCTTTACTGCTTTTACGGTTTTGTTTTGCGTTACGTTAATGAAGGGGATGGTGGATGTGAATGTTAGATGGTGGAGTGGATGACTGTACCAGATCTGGACCATAGCAGGACCAGGTCCATTTTCAGATCGATTTTGATGGTTTAAAAAAATGCACCTCAGATTACTGTGCTTTTCCACTTTGCACAATTTAGACCATCCTTCAAGAGTAAAACTGAAGTGTGCTCAACATCTCTGCTTCAGATTGGTGATGCAAGCATTACTTATTTTCCCTACAAAGACAATGGCCCAGGCAAAGCTAACTTGATTgattcctggggtgcatttctcgaaagctacgttgttagcctgttagcaacttgggtagttgccaatgggaaattgtattgcaaacaacaaagtaactaacATAGAAAGAAACTAtcatttcaagaaatgcacccctgatctctGAAATCTCAAAATGTATTATCAGGTCAGATGTGTGTTACAGTTTCTATGAACTGtttatttgaatgagtgaaataaCACACTTGAGATTGTAGCCGCTATGTACATAACAAAGTATCAAGTTGAATCTTTTGCGATTCTGAAAAATGAGAGATTATTTAGAATGCATGTCTTGTCTTTAATGCTGTACTTGGCATGAAGGGGTGTACTACGACCTGTAGAATCTTGATGTTTGGGATGGGGATAGTGGATGTTAAGTCAAGCCAGCCATGGTACAAATCGAGCGTGCGTTTCTCAAAATCATATTTgcttgccagttagcaacttaggtagttgccaatggtaaaGTTCATTGTaaccagcaaagtagctaacatgggtagcagctatggttttgagaaatgcacccctgacctgGGTTTGAGGTAGACCCTGGCCAGGTCAGGGCCAGACCTGTCCCTGATGGAAATCCTTGTAGGGTATGATATTGCCGCCCTGGCATCCTGCAATGGCCACAGACTGATGGTTGGGGGTGTAGTGTTTTGGTATGGTGAAAAAAAGCCTTATTCAGTATACATTGCTGCCTTTTTAGACATGTAGGTTGCTTCCATATTGGCCTTGGCTTGTTCGTCTCTTTTGCTCTTGTGTatctgtacgtgtatgtgtgtgtgagagtatgtgtggaACACTGGGTTGAATCAGTGTGGAGACGTGACTTGTGAATTACTTGACCTCACATTTGGGATGGAGTGaaattttgtttttctcttctgacgagtgttttttttttttttttgaaggccgGGGTTGTGTTTTTAAAGCATTTAGAAAATATTGTCCTTTGAAGGTTGGAACACTCTTTGCTAGTAACTGTGTTGTGAGGGCTCACTGACTGCCAGCAGCTATCCTGACTTGTCAGAGATCTTAATGTAACCCTTTTTGGGGTGAAAAAAGCACTTTTCATTCCACAATGTCTGCTGAACTCCCTTAATGGACAAGTACTATGCATATTGAGCCGTGGTTTCTAGAAATGACTGATCCGCTTTCAACACTCAGTATCTCATGAGGACAAGTGACCTGCTGTTGAGTTTTGCACTCAGATATGGAGTTGGAGTGATTGCAACACACAAGGACATTTTCATGGACAAACGGAACCCATTTTATATGCCAAGAACTCATTCATTGATGGTGAAGCTGTTGGTTGTGTTCACATTGGCTTCTTATAAGTGTAATTAAATGCATTTGGGAAGGTCTTTTTTATCATAACAtcttgaatgaatgaagggtggtggtggtatttATTCATGTTGAACCAACTTCAGATCATGTGTGTCCTTGTTCTTTTTGGGGAGGGATTGTCATCATGAGCACACCAACTTTTGAATGCCTGAATCTGTACTCATCTGTACAAGTTTTAAATTGAAAGACATTATCTATGATATTTTGTTGTCTGGATTGATTTTTTCAAACAAGTTTGGTCCCTTTACAATACACCCAGAatgattacatttctaatattaacctttttaaaaaaataacatttaacTACTATAACTGTAATGTGAAATGTCCTTACAGTTAAGTATTGAGTTGTCATATTATGATACATTAGTAACATTTGTTGATATAGTATATGTAGCAGTGAGTATATTCTGATTATTTCATTATCTTATCacagtaacatttttttttagaacTCTCATTTGGAATTGGAATATCAACAGCAAACTTGAGAATCATATTTAATGCTTATGCATggataaaacaaacaaatttaTGTGGAAACAGCTGTTCAAACGGCATACATTTATTTTGTTATACAAGCTCATATAGGAACCTTGTAGCATCTTACGTGTTTCTAGTCGGACTCATAATACAAGCGTACACGGAAAACGCCCCGCCTGAGGAGGACAGCCGACAACACGGTTGGTTATGCAATGGGGAGATTGTGTAGTCTCTTCTAATTACTTTGACAAGTGGCCATCGGTGAATGGCTGCATTACTGCTACGAGTTTCACGCCGGCATATTTTTCGATCTGGAGTTTTATTTATAAGACCAGCGTCGTCTGCTAGCAGCATGGACGACACAGGACTGGCGACGAGTCGGTCGCCTCTTGAAAGATTGGAGTTCGACAATGTTGTGCTCAGAAAACTTCCCCTGGATCACTCCGAGGAGCCTGGTGCGAGAATGGTCAAGGGTGCCTGCTTCTCTTCAGTTAAGCCGACACCGCTCACCAACCCGAAATTCGTAGCCGTGTCTGGCCCAGCCCTTGCACTTCTTGGTCTTACCGAAGATGAAGTTTTGAAAGATCCACTCGGACCTGCATATCTGAGTGGCTCGAAGATTATGCCTGGGTCAGAGCCGGCTGCGCACTGTTACTGCGGACATCAGTTCGGTAATTTTGCTGGTCAGTTGGGTGATGGGGCAGCTTGCTATCTGGGAGAGGTAAAGGCTCCAACCCAACAGGACCCTGAACTGTTGAAGGAGAACCCCTGTGGTCGATGGGAGATCCAAGTCAAAGGAGCTGGGCTGACTCCCTATTCAAGGTAATTCCATGATCTATTTGGGTCTCCTACTGGCACATGGTTCCAGTACAATGCCAAACAGTTGCTGACGCAGGAGGTTTGCGCGAGCTGCTGTTTAAATGTCTGTTTACCCTTAATGACCTCTGTTTAACTTAATTTGTGTTAAATTCTTATCTATGGTGGAATGCTGTTGCCAGTAGACCACTACTCTGGAGGGTAGGCCTAGTCAATTCGACTCCTCTTATAACTGTATAGAAACATTCAAAGGAAAACTCATCATTAGGCTATTGTGTCATTCATTTCCTACAGACAAGCAGATGGACGGAAGGTCCTGCGCTCCAGCATAAGGGAGTTCCTCTGCAGTGAAGCCATGTTTGGTCTGGGAATCCCAACCACACGCGCAGGGTCCGTTGTCACCTCTGATTCCAAGGTGGTCAGGGACGTGTTCTACAATGGAAATCCTCGCATGGAGAGATGCTCTGTGGTGCTCCGTATTGCACCTACCTTCATTAGGTCAGTGGTGTTCTTGTGTATCTATTCCTTTGGGGGTTGCCCTTTGCCCTTATTGTCAAGACACCGTTTAAGAGtgagacaggaaataagtggggcAGAGAGATGTGGGGGGATCGGGGAATGACCTTGGGCTGGAATCAAACTCTGGTCCTCGGCATTACGGTGCCATAGTCATTTCAGCCATGCATGAGGCCATCTAGTGATTCCAAATGTTGACAAATGAATCTGTGTGCTTATTGTCTTGGTAAGCCCTTGTCATATGTCCCAAGGTGCCTCTGCCAGCTTCAGAGCTGTcctacattacattgtatctaccAGGGCCACTGTGAGAAATTTAAGGACGCCTAATTACACTTAATTAATATGTCAGTAGCATCCTCAAAGCCCCCTGTCAACGTGACTCCTCCCTCTTTGGCCAGGACACCTTCAAGGAGCAAATAGCAGATATTCAAAATGGAAATCTTGAAATCCGAAAGTGTGTTCTGTAAATGATGTTTCGTTGCGAAATTACGTAAATGCcatttttttgacttttgcattttattattgggaatgactgttcagacgtcctgtcatctatgtgtgaattcttgccattcaaatattttgagaacacacttttGAAACCTATGTAAAAtgtgttttgcaatgcaatgcattccAACGCAATGGCCAATACaacaatgtcaatttcccaaaatgtaccAAAATGGATATATACGttattttgcaacgaaactcttcaaatGCACTTGCGTGTTTGTGCAGGTTTGGCTCCTTCGAGATCTTCAAGAAGGAGGATGAGTACACAGGTCGTCAGGGCCCCAGCTACGGCCTTGACCACATTCGCACCCAGATGCTGGACTACGTCATAGAGACCTTCTACCCTGAGATCCAGCAGAGTCACACAGACAGAGTGGAGAGAAACACTGCCTTCTTCAGAGAGGTGAGACGCACGTCATGAAGGATTAACTCCAAGAAAATTCACAGAGTTTTGTAGATTCGTCAGGAATGCGgttatcacatacagtacatcatcacTGATTGTATTCACAGCTCAATGCTTGGTTACTTAATGACCTTATCCTTGATTGCTCTGTGTAGCTAACTTATGAACGTACAAGTACTGACTTGATTGTTGAGTGCACCATTGTGCCATCACCAAGAATTATTGTTTAGCTTTTAAAAATGTCTAATTATCTTAGATTATTATATACATTATTTCAGGACATTTCAAAAATGTCTGCCAGACTGTGCTCacttattaacacacacacacacacacacacacacacacacacacacacacacacacacacacacacacacacacacacacacacacacacacacacacacacacacacacacacacacacacaatctctctctctctctctcctgcagctcATGTCCCGAACTGCGCGCATGGTGGCTCAGTGGCAGTGTGTGGGCTTCTGTCATGGAGTCCTCAACACAGACAACATGAGCATCCTGGGTCTCACTCTTGACTATGGCCCCTATGGCTTCATGGATCGGTAAGGAGTTAATTCAATAAACACAGGCCAAATCATAACTACTTTGGTGGTAATAAAATGATCATGTCAGTGATATATCATATCATAACATATCAATGTCATAAGGCAGAGTTAAGAATTGTTTCTCTGCTTGATTTGTACAGCCTGTGTTGTGGTTATGTAAGGGTGACTTCAGCATTGTGGGAGTACTAATACTGGTCCCATCAATTCCTGTGTGcttatttttcatttgtttattgGTTCTTGGGTTTCCTGCAAAAGGATATTGAATTTTCTGGTTGGTTTGTTTTCCCATTTTGACTTTTCCCCTGTAACACATTTACAGGAAGTTGGAATGTTTATACACAGAatcctgctctccctccctctctctctctctctctctctctctctcattcgcacacacactatctctctctctctctctccctctcattcgcacacactatctctctctctctctctccctctcattcgcacacactatctctctctctgtctctctctctctctctctctctctctctctctctctctctctctctctcattcgcacacacactatctctttctctctctctctctctctctcattctcattcactctcgttctctcccacactctctcactcctAATAGATTTGACCCAGACTTTATCTGCAATGCGTCCGATGAGTCCGGCCGATATTCGTACAAGGCCCAGCCCGCTATCTGCCGCTGGAACCTGGTGAAGCTGGCGGAGGCGCTGGCCCCCGAACTGCCTCCAGAGCGAGCCGAGGCCGTGCTGGATGAATACCTCCCCCTCTACAACACCTTCTACGCGGCCGCCATGAGGCGCAAGCTGGGCCTGCTGCGCACGGAGGAGCCGGAGGACGAGATGCTCATCACGCAGCTCATGCAGACCATGCACAACACGGGTACGGCAAGACGAGAGGGTCAAACTACCACTACACACAGGGTGGAAATTAAGGGGGCGAAGCTTTGTAATCCAGTCGATGGATAGTAGAGACAGAAGAGCATATCATATCAGGTGgaaaaatacaacaacaaaacattaacaactaCAGATAGTTTCTGTAAATGAACACCCCATCTAATTTCATTTTACACACCCTTCTTATATAAACACTTTCATCTAATCACCTATGCTTCTGGCCTTTGCCATTTTCTCCTTTGGCTTACTATTGCTTGATGTTTAACTTAAATCGCATGACACATCTACTAAGTGTTATGTGGTGATGAAATGTTGTCTTTACCTCAATGATCATcaatcctgtctctctcctcaggtGCGGACTTCACCAACTCGTTCCGCTGCCTGAGCCAGGTGTGCTGGCCGAGGGGAGGTGAGGACGAGGCTGAGGTAATGAAGCAGGCTGCTGACCTCCTGCTGGGGCAGTGCGCCTCTCTACGGGAGCTCAAGGATGCCAACAGACCAACCATGGACCCACGGTcagtcatgaacacacacacacacacacgcacacaaagtttTTACATTTCTCTGACCTTGGTTCGTGTACTTACTTTTTCATTCTCAGTTTTCATTTCAACTTCCTGTTTCACTCTGTTTCCTTTTCTgccctgcgctgtgctgtgtgcccctgcaccccacccccaccccgacccCCCCTTTTTCTCACTTCCTGACAGTGAGCTGATGATGCTGCTGAACATGGCTCAGACCAACCAGGCGCTCTTCCAGATGCTGTCTCAGGGCAAGAACCTGACCAAGCAGCTCGAGAGGCTGGGCCGCCTGAAGGAGCTGATGGAGACCACGGAGGAGCAGCTGCGGACCAGGCAGCTGGACGAGTGGACCACCTGGCTCACTCTCTACAGGtactatgcgcgtgtgtgtgcgcgtgtgtgtgcgtgtgttgcagtAGCTCAACTACTCTATAGGTCATcatgcacagcacagccccaGATTCTGGGGGACTTCGACCAGCAGGTCCATAGCACAACCCTCCACTGGTGATGCGTTTGTGTGATGCAGTGGTTCACCTCCTCTAAGTCATCATGCACAGTCCAGTCCCAGATTCCATCTGTAGGTGCTGGCACAGCATAACCCCATATAATGCACACTGCACAACCCCAGATTCTGGAGGACTGGAGCAGCTGGTCGGTACCACAAACAGGTTGGTACCGGTCGGTACTGGTCGGTACCACCACAACCCTCCAGAGGTGATGTGTAGCGGTTATCAAAAACTCAGTTCAGAAGTAAAAACTCTTCCGGACTTCTCTTCTAGCACAGTTGACTTCATCAACTAGTCTTCCTGTCCTGAGTTTTGTTTGTGGTCAGCTGCTTCAGTTGACTTCATGAACTAGTCTTCCTGTCCTGAGTTTTGTTTGTGGTCAGCTGCTTCAGTTGACTTCATGAACTAGTCTTCCTGTCCTGAGTTTTGTTTGTGGTCAGCTGCTTCAGTTGACTTCATGAACTAGTCTTCCTGTCCTGAGTTTTGTTTGTGGTCAGCTGCTTCAGTTGACTTCATGAACTAGTCTTCCTGTCCTGAGTATTGTTTGTGGTCAGCTGCTTCAGTTGACTTCATGAACTAGTCTTCCTGTCCTGAGTTTTGTTTGTGGTCAGCTGCTTCAGTTGACTTCATGAACTAGTCTTCCTGTCCTGAGTTTTGTTTGTGGTCAGCTGCTGGGATTGAGacctctgagtctgactctgagtaTTAGACAGAGACGTCAGTCTTCACCAATCATGGCATCTGTTACATCTTCATGGCAACTGTTACAAATGGAACAATGACGGGCAAGAGGTTTGTTTCCAGCCTGCCAGTCAATTTACTGGTACATTTGCCTCCAGGTTATGTGAGGACCGGGTCTTTTAGGAGGAGATTGCTCTTGTTGTCAGACAATCGCCCAGTCAGTCAACGGGAGAGGGAGAAATTATCAATTCGAATGTAAATTATCGCACATTACATACAAGCTGCTCACATGTCACGGCCAAGCACTAGCAGTTGGGTAAATTCAAGTGCACATTTCAAACTTCCACAGAGTTCACTCCTCCACCAATAACTGTTTCTCAATCTGGCCATTCTGACTCCTCATCGAAGCACCTTCATACCCACAGATGATCTTTACGACAGACTGCACAATGCACCTATTGTtctgtttgtgtacacacacgcacgcactctctcacactcacaggaCACACATCAGCTACAGTATCAACTTGTGTTATTTTAGGGAGAGATTTGAGGTGACATCTCCGGGCACCAGCATCCACATGACAATTTGGAGAAAAGACGAAAAAGAGGGAGTGAAAGAAGAGAAAGTTCGTGACCACAGTGTGCTGCCTTAAATGTCTGATCATGACGTTTTGGACATGTACATTGTTCTTGTTTTTGTCACCTCTCTTTGCGGTTTAGCACTTAGACTACTGGAGGTGACTGCATCAGCTTTAGGCCTGTAAAAAAGTGTCCAGAGTAGTCTGTGGGAGGGAAGAAAGACA contains:
- the selenoo1 gene encoding selenoprotein O1 isoform X1; translation: MAALLLRVSRRHIFRSGVLFIRPASSASSMDDTGLATSRSPLERLEFDNVVLRKLPLDHSEEPGARMVKGACFSSVKPTPLTNPKFVAVSGPALALLGLTEDEVLKDPLGPAYLSGSKIMPGSEPAAHCYCGHQFGNFAGQLGDGAACYLGEVKAPTQQDPELLKENPCGRWEIQVKGAGLTPYSRQADGRKVLRSSIREFLCSEAMFGLGIPTTRAGSVVTSDSKVVRDVFYNGNPRMERCSVVLRIAPTFIRFGSFEIFKKEDEYTGRQGPSYGLDHIRTQMLDYVIETFYPEIQQSHTDRVERNTAFFRELMSRTARMVAQWQCVGFCHGVLNTDNMSILGLTLDYGPYGFMDRFDPDFICNASDESGRYSYKAQPAICRWNLVKLAEALAPELPPERAEAVLDEYLPLYNTFYAAAMRRKLGLLRTEEPEDEMLITQLMQTMHNTGADFTNSFRCLSQVCWPRGGEDEAEVMKQAADLLLGQCASLRELKDANRPTMDPRELMMLLNMAQTNQALFQMLSQGKNLTKQLERLGRLKELMETTEEQLRTRQLDEWTTWLTLYRKRLSRECEGVGDLEAAREERVRVMNSVNPLVVLRNYIAQNAIEAAENGDFSEVQRVLKVLEQPYSSVPGLEQPGWVGRGGAPETGERDESGGGGDGEEEREEAQVGAGSSEGGRVPVPYDSKPPAWASEICVTUSS
- the selenoo1 gene encoding selenoprotein O1 isoform X2 — translated: MAALLLRVSRRHIFRSGVLFIRPASSASSMDDTGLATSRSPLERLEFDNVVLRKLPLDHSEEPGARMVKGACFSSVKPTPLTNPKFVAVSGPALALLGLTEDEVLKDPLGPAYLSGSKIMPGSEPAAHCYCGHQFGNFAGQLGDGAACYLGEVKAPTQQDPELLKENPCGRWEIQVKGAGLTPYSRQADGRKVLRSSIREFLCSEAMFGLGIPTTRAGSVVTSDSKVVRDVFYNGNPRMERCSVVLRIAPTFIRFGSFEIFKKEDEYTGRQGPSYGLDHIRTQMLDYVIETFYPEIQQSHTDRVERNTAFFRELMSRTARMVAQWQCVGFCHGVLNTDNMSILGLTLDYGPYGFMDRFDPDFICNASDESGRYSYKAQPAICRWNLVKLAEALAPELPPERAEAVLDEYLPLYNTFYAAAMRRKLGLLRTEEPEDEMLITQLMQTMHNTGADFTNSFRCLSQVCWPRGGEDEAEVMKQAADLLLGQCASLRELKDANRPTMDPRELMMLLNMAQTNQALFQMLSQGKNLTKQLERLGRLKELMETTEEQLRTRQLDEWTTWLTLYRKRLSRECEGVGDLEAAREERVRVMNSVNPLVVLRNYIAQNAIEAAENGDFSEVQRVLKVLEQPYSSVPGLEQPGWVGRGGAPETGERDESGGGGDGEEEREEAQVGAGSSEGGRVPVPYDSKPPAWASEICVT